A region from the Canis aureus isolate CA01 chromosome 8, VMU_Caureus_v.1.0, whole genome shotgun sequence genome encodes:
- the MRPS17 gene encoding small ribosomal subunit protein uS17m, translating to MSIVRSSVHAKWIVGKVIGTAMQKTAKVRVTRLVLDPYLLKYFNKRKTYFAHDALQQCTVGDIVLLKALPVPRTKHVKHELAEIIFKVGQVIDPVTRKPCAGTTYLENPVSLETTCLTKNLKELNSSSAQ from the exons ATGTCAATCGTTCGTTCATCCGTCCACGCCAAATGGATCGTGGGGAAGGTCATTGGAACAGCAATGCAAAAAACAGCTAAAGTGAGAGTGACCAGGCTTGTCCTGGATCCCTATTTATTAAAG TATTTTAATAAGCGAAAAACCTACTTTGCTCATGATGCCCTTCAGCAGTGCACAGTTGGGGATATTGTGCTTCTCAAAGCTCTACCTGTTCCACGAACAAAGCACGTGAAACATGAACTGGCTGAAATCATTTTCAAGGTTGGACAGGTCATAGATCCTGTGACCAGAAAACCCTGTGCAGGAACTACCTACCTGGAAAACCCAGTCAGCTTGGAAACCACCTGCCTAACAAAAAATCTAAAAGAGCTCAATAGTTCTTCAGCACAGTGA